A genomic region of Mus musculus strain C57BL/6J chromosome 7, GRCm38.p6 C57BL/6J contains the following coding sequences:
- the Vmn1r143 gene encoding vomeronasal 1 receptor 143: protein MSAHGKSVKTTEEVALQILLLCQFGVGTVANVFLFFHNFSPVLTGSKQRPRQVILSHMAVANALTLFLTIFPNNMSAFAPKTPPNELKCKLEFFSHMVARSKNLCSTCVLSIHQFVTLVPVNRGKGKLILRASVPNLWNYSCYSCWFYSVLSNIHIPIKVTGPQITDNNTDSKSNLFCSTSGFIVGMVFLQFSHDATFMSIMVWTSVSMVLLLHRHRQRMQHILTPNQDARGQAETRATHTILMLVVTFVSFYLLNCICIIFHAFSIHSRLFIRLVSEVLAAVFPSICPLLLIFRDPKDPCSVLFKC, encoded by the coding sequence ATGTCTGCTCATGGTAAATCcgtgaaaaccactgaggaagtggctcttcagatcctcttgctttgccagtttggggttggaactgtggccaatgtctttctgtttttccataatttctctccagtcttgactggttctaaacagaggcccagacaggtgattttaagccacatggctgtggccaatgccttgactctattcctcactatatttccaaacaacatgagtgcttttgctcccaaaactcctccaaatgaactcaaatgtaaattagaattcttcagtcacatggtggcaagaagcaaaaatttgtgttccacctgtgtcctgagtatccatcagtttgtcactcttGTTCCTGTTAATAGAGGTAAAGGTAAACTTATACTCAGAGCAAGTGTCCCAAATTTGTGGAATTATTCCTGCTACAGTTGTTGGTTTTAcagtgtcttaagtaacatccacattccaattaaggtcactggtccacagataacagacaataacactgactctaaaagcaacttgttctgttccacttctggattcattGTAGGCATGGTCTTCTTGCAGTTTTCCcatgatgccacattcatgagcatcatggtctggaccagtgtctccatggtacttctcctccatagacatcgccagcgaatgcagcacatcctcactcccaatcaggacgccagaggccaagctgagaccagagcaacccatactatcctgatgctggtggtcacatttgttagcttttatcttctaaattgtatttgtatcatctttcatGCCTTTTCTATACATTCTCGTCTCTTCATAAGGCTTGTCAGTGAGGTTCTGGCTGCAGTCTTCCCCAGTATCTGTCccttactgttgatcttcagagatcctaaagatccttgttctgtgctcttcAAATGTTGA
- the Vmn1r251 gene encoding vomeronasal 1 receptor Vmn1r144, with amino-acid sequence MSAHGNSLKTTEEVALQILLLCQFGVGTVANVFLFVHNFSPVLTGSKQRPRQVILSHMAVANALTLFLTIFPNNMMAFAPKTPPNDLKCKLESFSHLVVRSTNLCSTCVLSVHQFVTLVPLNRGKGKLVLRASVTNMASYSSYSCWFFSVLSNIHIPIKFSGPQITDNNTDWKRKLFCSTSGFSVGIVFLQFVYDATFMSIMVWTSVSMVLLLHRHRQRMQHILTPNQNPRSQAQSKATHTILMLVFTFVSFYLLNCICIILHALFMHSHFFVRLVSEILTAVFPSISPLLLIFRDPKDPCSVLFNC; translated from the coding sequence ATGTCTGCTCATGGTAACTCcctgaaaaccactgaggaagtggctcttcagatcctcttgctttgccagtttggggttggaactgtggccaatgtctttctgtttgtccataatttctctccagtcttgactggttctaaacagaggccaagacaggtgattttaagccacatggctgtggccaatgccttgactctattcctcactatatttccaaacaacatgatggcttttgctcccaaaactcctccaaatgacctcaaatgtaaattagaatccTTCAGTCACCTGGTGGTAAGAAGCACAAacttgtgttccacctgtgtcctgagtgtccatcagtttgtcactctGGTTCCTCTTAATAGAGGGAAAGGTAAACTTGTACTCAGAGCAAGTGTCACAAACATGGCAAGTTATTCTTCTtacagttgttggtttttcagtgtcttaagtaacatTCACATTCCAATTAAGTTCAGtggtccacagataacagacaataacactgactgGAAAAGAAAGCtgttctgttccacttctggattcagTGTGGGCATTGTCTTCTTGCAGTTTGTGtatgatgccacattcatgagcatcatggtctggaccagtgtctccatggtacttctcctccatagacatcgccagcgaatgcagcacatcctcactcccaatcagaACCCCAGAAGCCAAGCTCAGTCCAAAGCAACCCATACTATCCTGATGCTGGTGTTtacatttgttagcttttatcttctaaattgtatttgtatCATATTACATGCCCTTTTTATGCATTCTCATTTCTTCGTAAGGCTTGTCAGTGAGATTTTAACTGCGGTCTTCCCCAGTATCTCTCCtttactgttgatcttcagagatcccaaggatccttgttctgtgctcttcAACTGTTGA